A single region of the Nicotiana sylvestris chromosome 6, ASM39365v2, whole genome shotgun sequence genome encodes:
- the LOC104219788 gene encoding uncharacterized protein, giving the protein MGSIGEQSSDGTTTGDRQNLGIGVSNPGNAGIAGIDYNHPLFLSPADVSGIQIISFPLTGIENYSIRFRPMRVALLGRNKLGIVDGICKKESFPEFMWNHWERVNAIVLSWIMNSVTKGLLGGIMYASGAQAVWEELAERFNKVDGSRTFNLHKEIATLAQGTLSISVYYSRLKDLWEEFESLVPAPGCDCAKSREFMIYLQKLKLYQFLMGLNDSYAQARSHILMRSLVPNVNQAYAIIVCDESQKAIASTSGVLGANLSVVTVTPPFLPTPPEGSK; this is encoded by the coding sequence ATGGGTTCCATCGGAGAACAATCTTCAGATGGTACAACTACAGGAGATCGTCAAAATCTGGGTATTGGAGTTTCAAACCCAGGAAATGCAGGAATTGCAGGAATCGATTACAACCATCCTCTGTTTCTTTCTCCAGCTGATGTTAGTGGCATACAAATAATTTCGTTCCCGTTGACAGGTATTGAAAATTACTCCATCAGGTTTAGACCTATGCGTGTAGCTTTATTGGGTAGAAACAAATTGGGGATAGTAGATGGTATATGCAAGAAAGAATCATTTCCTGAATTCATGTGGAATCACTGGGAAAGAGTTAATGCAATAGTTCTTTCTTGGATTATGAATTCTGTAACTAAAGGTCTGCTTGGGGGGATAATGTATGCGTCAGGTGCACAAGCAGTCTGGGAAGAACTAGCTGAAAGATTTAACAAGGTTGATGGGTCAAGAACCTTCAACCTGCATAAAGAAATTGCAACCTTGGCCCAAGGAACTTTATCTATATCAGTCTATTATTCACGACTGAAAGATTTGTGGGAAGAATTTGAGTCGTTGGTTCCTGCCCCAGGTTGTGATTGTGCAAAATCAAGGGAATTTATGATCTATCTGCAAAAATTGAAGTTATACCAATTTCTAATGGGACTAAACGATTCTTATGCACAAGCTAGAAGTCATATACTTATGCGAAGTCTTGTACCAAATGTGAATCAAGCATATGCTATAATAGTATGTGATGAAAGTCAAAAGGCTATAGCTTCTACATCAGGGGTGTTAGGAGCTAATCTTAGTGTggttactgtcacacctccttttttacctacacccccggaagggtctaaataa